A segment of the Cinclus cinclus chromosome 3, bCinCin1.1, whole genome shotgun sequence genome:
ctcactttgctgagtAGGTAATGCCATCTCATGCAAGGATTGCAAAGGATGACATTAAGGTATCAGCCTCTTATGTTaacaggtttcctttgtttgttcgatttccttccttccttcctggaatccttccttcctggaatccttccttcctggaatccttccttccttcctgaaatccttccttccttcctggaatccttcctggaatccttccttcctttctggaatccttccttccttcctggaatccttccttcctggaatccttcctcccttcctcccttcctcccttcctcccttcctcccttcctcccttcctcccttcctcctttcttccttccctccttccttccttccataggcattatggacaggagatggtgaagatgttgataaatcatccaaaatgtaaaatgcttttggagcgatccattcctgcctgtgacctggaagatattctgagaagaataaagaagaaagtaagtgcttggcaggagaaatgtctcctttgtgcaagtatagccacagctaataggacatcaaacatacctaatctgtctttatctcattccccttctgctcaatcattttgctcctgggaatgagctgttaatccccagcctgttcatctgcagaccacaaaggaactgatattcttaggggaaaagtggggctttgaatattttgactattggtcacaaagaggaaaggggaagagaagaaagtgggtttacatttaagcataactccccaccctgctgtccctgctctgctcccagtaaagcaatgaagtgagaaaagtgcttctgaggagaacagagtctttgcaaaagacactggaagcagtagtgccaagagaatttccaaaactgcagcagatgtcccagtcaatcctaattgctacaattaccgtctgtcttttgggaatactgccctgctgtcaagccctgtggagctggaagaagcttggtgaatccagcagcatccagaggaaaatcatttgtctggggggggactttcattgtttttatctacgttatagaagggagcgtgtcctttgtgcacaaacagggagagcgagtgttgaaccaaatcaccttccaacaaaattggcccaccccaaagagtcctaatttttctgctttttcctataagatctcttggtgcctaccagtttccattattcccatttatgctcgagactcatgagttggggagtttaaactgctgctcactatggcagcacccataacctgccttgggctattgcaaacaaagagttggcatcactgaatctctggtctgtttccttctgtaggtttggaaatatttccctaagacttggtagcagtgatcctggttctaacttgtgtttttaagcagacagtttcctattctatattcgaaatgttggtggggtttctctgtgtccttgtaggggatggaagagcagaagggtgaacgcccatgtgtcaagagccctgtgaagatgaggagccatgTGTCAAAGAAGCCCCAGcccacatttccttctagtcaacggtactgagcacttttgttagatgtgacaaagcacacaacaagcttgacatttctcttcctcaagaaaatctttctggagagatggcctgtgccactgattcttTCCTTACCCtataaattttctttgataaaaaatgcctatatctgcattaataatatttgtagattgtctcccgtaatgattgtcttgaagtccatgctgttttcagagcctcatgattctctagcttgaaatcacATCATGAGTAAatcacctctggatgttttgctcacaattatctgcaggtattatcaccaacaagccatcatttggttttattttccagggtgaagtcgacctcggatggacgcctcctacaccatccaaaagtccaggtcacgttgcctccagctgtggatgaaatggagatgctccagaagcttgatgatctcctggaagccaaggggtttgagacacggatggaaggagtggcactcctcctagacctgtgcaaaaacagccccaagctcatcaccacaaacattgtccaagtatgtagggtatcttcactgttccttcccttcagctcctctcccaagcctgtagcaatgaagttaattcagtctgtcttggcactacatcctgccttgttgggacaggctggtccctcttacccagacaaatttaattcaggtccagcatgcaggacaagttctttcagtccagctgtatttgtctggcaggtgcctattgatgttgttcatcacatgatgacagaattttccactgccctaacctttgctgtctcctactcccagctgggttcaatgaaaggaatccagccactgaaagcatggcaattcttctcttgatgaaaaatggctttgaatggggaagagaagtatcaggctgggttggtataacccaaatgtttttacagagatacttctccaaactccatcctgtcttgcacaaacacaactgtggctactcgtttccatccttgtctctattgcacttggtaaagatggtgtgtaACCTTCTCGGGTATTGAATGCTCATTTCTacatcccctctccaaacaaggacattttaatccacctttcctgctgcttgttctcttcacagatttttgatcattttgtcctgagaatatctgacacgcacaagagagtgaagcagatggcgctggacgtgctggcagaaatgatagccatcctggaagatgccttgaaccccgtgattgtccgtttagtggaaggaatactaaagagcctgaactcaaaggataccggggttcatgctgcagctgtgaaagcgctggaaaaatccgtttctcattttggtaaggctgacatggactctcctcaactgtgtctctgcctctctgacacaagagaacactgagtgccatgagagctcttgttgcccgtggaacactgcagctgacatccaccagaagctgtgggggtgcagtccttaggcaccagtcccccaagaggcttgaatgtgcatcagcatttcccacaagtgccaggagcccttggctctgtgctgcttgtctggagaggaggtcctggactacagctttgctacaattcagaggcaaaggggattttggagattgcttggaccccattagatttcccaaatgaatagctttgctgttgccatgaagggacactggcccatcagagcttctgcagagcagccccctggaaggcTCCACATTATAGGCATTAGCTGCCTCcgttccacctttcccatttgtcttcttttttcaaatgggacacttatgattcaccaagtgcatttccttaaaacaagcagatagaaatccagctgtcagtgatgtcttgttccacatgttgttttcatggggcaggatggctgtggcaaatacctacacaggcaaggactgctctaaattcctttgtcacagagatttatgtcagcactgaaaatgctggtcgggagaaatatgcctgacaaatggagtgttgaagaggcagatcttcaaggggagtttccactttctccacctcagctgctctgcgaactcctgaactgcctgactctgtgcctttgtgtatcccaagtctgggcttcttcctgtttgctctggagttcaaaaccttttcactgcttacgtGTGAGTGaactcttgaggtccttgatctgaaatgtttaacacAGCTCCCGgtccagcagacaactttgcattgacaaatgtgaacggagaggttttctttgggaatttaacccccccctcaagtaggctggaaggaaagaagtacattagcagaaaattacttgattttataaattggggctgcccctgcccttcccctccccactctcctttctcctaggacctcagaagagtgagcagaaacgtgtgtttctcttgtagataaagtagcactgatgaaagagttcagccaccaatggagtcagctgagtggccaagctctgctggatgtgacagagcgtatcacaggtatggcctctgctaagccaagaggtctccccagggagcatttccagggcattcctggcaatagacagtagagtagctgctccaaatcaggaggtgctgagcttgtccctcctgcccaatgcccatggcagctgtgtttggcaggttttccctggctgctgcagaggtgtgcagtacctggcacaggggtggcgctcggccttggggccgagctctcactggggcatctcagagcccacctccaggaaagggaggggttaaaaatacccgagctggctcttctcttgggagctcagggtcatctctggtcctttagggaaaatgtagcaagtgctgtttcaggcaatccgtttgttttgtcctcacagaattctcatcttgctcttgaaaagttttgagactgaaccctgcagtgcctgggggtcacaacttaggtcaaaactcagcacccagattaggggcacggatttggtgcaaggcagcctttggggccagaggggcagaagcagagtgctgaggctccctgcctgtgctgtcaaagtggcattggactgagcatttcagggtgtgcaaacagtgtcttcctgtgttagtgctgtccaaaatgctacaaatgcagctgataattgattcctcagaggagcttgctatgtcagcaacagcccaggattggaaaagtgataatctctctatatagtggacaagatgatttacagccttgctttaacggggtctaaatgcactgctaagtgtgccagcatctttaaatgcaaggtttcatagatgttgtgtcttcttcagcaatctcaaatgctcagtgttcggtgattgagaatgtcaaaagcccttgaaagggcattgggataaagtagatgtctaggaagagggaatttagttttggagatattttgatctcttcttgaaataatggaaataaacataaattaggactcttttaggaagagcagatgttctctctgagatttagtgggaacaaacaatgttttctcaagttccattgtgatcaatgtcttgaattggattttaactgaaattaacatccattttgaaatggatgccataacccttttcctgcttggcaaAATTGGTTTTGGGCTCtttcaggaagtgtttaaatgttgatgattgctggtggattgcgagcatagagaaaatgaagtctcttccaccacagaataagaaggggttactgcataacattttgcctgatcagaaaatatgaatggtgtccagagcatttcaggttttgatgtctcagccacatctgccatgcaaggagcctgttggttgtcaattttttgcctgtgtttgacaaagttcagttcagaaattgagcagggagtaggcttcagagagaaagggagaagacactcgtgttgtggttaaatttcattcatctgtgttgcatttttctctctacattctactattgcagtgcacattgcaagaaaaatgccattaacattgggagggggaatgacattaaaatgtgcagatgcacaaatgccacagcaatgaggtctgggtaattacctaagacaccctgaggtttgaagcagctgtttgttggaaggcacaaaagcattgtgccaaagacagcagctagtcactgatgtttctaatccagctgtcaagcagcacccatgtctggtgggctggagtttggaattgtggtctaatagtgccctttgctgtgtgccactgagcaaagggaagagccagattggattctggcactttgacatcaagggtcacaaagatggaattgtcctttttcttagaaacctttcaattgaatctccatggtgcatttccaaatcttcagtgtgggtttagacaacttcctaatggaaatgaaagggaagttgacattttagtcattcttgatgttgaaacaggttgtgaaatgatccagtaaaggtacaagttctgccacaggtgcaagtatttgtttggagacagtactcctgaggtgttggtggttctattttggggaggatcagctgctttggccatttctggatcgttgggctctgtgtgctatttcactgctcttagccagagaggcttccaagaagcaaatctcgaggtggatccttgtttgcattaaggttgttgtttcagaagcttgtgtctctgtcccggcagtgcttgtggaaggggtttatgccaggagccctgaagtggtccagcgctacgccctgcccgtgctctggtccttcctggagaacaaggcgctgcctgtccgcagcgccaatgtgcgcacggtggtcaccaggctcgcctctgccctctacgaggtgatgggcaccaagctgaagaagcgtgctgccagccagcccccacatgtccaggaaaacctctccagcatcctgggctggtgaaggcttgatgttctccagcaagttgaccaagtgctgagatggacacctgcggttctgaccttttagctgtgccagaaatgacaaaatactcaggaagggtgtgcatctgcccctgctctctccactgcccttcctagtcatggcatgctcaggggcctgaagacagtctggattgaggacaaagtgaaggactagcatggctcagcctcccaccgaggtaaggtgggagctgggccgctctctggtgggaggaagggtcttgtgccagcctggagagcctgtgcacattgccagggagcagttgtgccctgcaggtgccccctgccattactgtgctgctgccagtgccccgtggagctgtagggctgctgagctgtggggcagggagaggagcaggaggctgcatgtgcagctgagccattgctgggaagcacagggctctgggctccctgctgtccctgagcagcccagaggccatggagttcccctgggagatctgtggaagtggctcagggtgtgcccctggcctgcctccagagggtgatggtaggagaatgtttccctgtgcagctatttatgaatttccaagaaatgtgttctatgaaatatggagcttcagatgctttaggtttgcattgcagcctctgttacattttgtgtctccattttgcagacctgcctggctcctgtgtttccaccaagttttctctggacattcatttgtgcatttacccacagagtcctttcctgctgtccagaagagctctttcctccaagcccaggaagaagctgctgcctatccaaagagcgtttgaagacaaggatttatgcattagcctgtatagttccagatgtacatatgttctgatagttatctgtaggtttcaataaatatattttgattgtatattaataattttgttgttatatttttattgtgtatatATTTGGtggtatattttgtttttttatattttatagttttatattttttcccattgacatgctaaggatggccaggtccttgagaccttgagatggggaagggagagcctccctgattttgtgagtttctctgggagggtggggccagtggggggaaggaggccaaggccacgagattcgaagcaggtaaaggagcgtgggggggcagttactggtactcacccctttttggctctggaaggaggaaggcagctggaaaacctcaccgcgccatcccagtgccaggagctgcctcttctggtgttggacctcacacccctgccaggatgctgtcctgcttcagtttgctatctccaagcatcctgttggagcaccgggaccaacactgctccaaggattcgtgagcagagtctctcctccacccttcctaTCTGGGACAcatctgccatcacccccagctctcctgcagctgtgcagggatcctcacacctgccctgtccactgggaacctgccagagctcactgccaatggcgatggtaactgcaccaggggggaaaagagcacacaaccaaaggaactgtgactgggttcctgttaatttcatagttattgttgtttagattggccttgttgtatatttagtagagaactgttcttcctgtccccctatctttccctgagaacctcttgatttcaaaattatactgactcagtgggaaggattttactttctccatttcaagggaaggtcctgctttttccctagcacacacctgtccattcaaactaggatacggagcatgaggtgcagggctgatgtgtgaaagcaggaggatctcctccaaagtaacttgtttaattgtccattttattacttctctatttactccacactactaaggcaaggcaagctttgcttgcaggcaaaacaggcatgggatacactagggtcccttgcaggatcagcagggctggcagtgacaaagcaggcaatctgctccatggtgagccactacacagccgcatcccaatgtgggtttaagtagcatggtattatggagaactccttttctgcatcagataccaaaagaacgtccacagcttctggtggcagtcagctggagcattccacaggcaacacgagctctcaaggcactcagtgttctctagtgtcagaggcagagacacagttgaggagagtccatgtcaggggtcagccttcccaaactgagcaatggatgcttctgccactaacactgacaggaaaaaaacaaaatttctgtgcacaccagggctacgtgtggattaaattatttctgtttcacatcctggccagaacaacatcgtggtcagaatatcattgttcctagattctctaacactaaaaatattgctggagagtttttgtcattcccatagatttggtgacatccagacacacttaacaatccatttgggtccaagttccatattgcagacgatgtctttgggcagcctgcaagtgtctcagcagagaatgaaaagggatgacaatactgacacgatttctctttgctacttgaaatttaaaagctccgctccagcccacactggcaaaattgtcagaagaggcaattcttccccacaaaatgcttcatctcactcaaacaagaaagccaccAGCCAACAGTCTTTTTTActcctccactgctttatttggctatttctctaataggaattagcttcatttattcttactttgtttcctgtgttccacggggcgcgcggcggctcctccgttgGGTTCGCAGAGGCAACGGCAGAACGGCCgcgcgctccggcggctccgcagcagcagcagcagcagcagcagcagcagcagcagcagcagcagcagcagcgcctgtctcgatcggttttccgctcgagttcccgctcgccctccgtgcccttctccctctcagactccctgtgatcccgttcGGTCCCGTCTTTGttgcgcctctcccagcccggctcatgccgcgccccgcaaggcggccgtgggcgagccggccccctgcccgcccctgtcgggcacgccgcggtgccgcctccgcggggctcagtccgtaccgcctgtggcaccttttgaagagcctgtggacgagctcctcgctgcactggtggcggtggtggagcagcaccgtctcttggctccgcctggcgcggggcctggcgctggcccggccccgaccgaggcccctcccgcggttccgcccacagctggcccgcagccgcccggctcccgccccgccgccggcgcattcccccgagcgagcctcgccgcccggcagttcggccgccggccccgaggcgccggagcccggggcggctcgggaagcagcggcggccggggcgggcgggtgccccgggcagaatgccgagagcgcggtgccgtccgcacgggcggagaagcctcccctggagcagctgtaccgggagggcccgctgctggggagcggcggcttcggcagcgtttacgccgggacccggctcgccgacGGCGTTCCGGTAAGAGACGGggccggctcggagcggggaggtggggcggcgagcggcgggcggcgagctgagccctccgctcgccttggcttgcaggtggccatcaagcgagtgtcccgggaccgcgtcttggagtgggcgcggctggtgagtgagcggggccagcgggagcaggcggcggggcgtggcgggcggggtaaggccaggcccggccgggtgggagccgggacgctgcgatgggagcgagcgtggagcgagcgggggccgcgcagcgtcccgggccatgggcagtgggagctgcggcggcgccgggcagggggtggcgaaggcgagcgcagcatcggcgccgctgacggcatggcggctcccccgcagcacgacggcgcccttgtgcccctggagctggtgctgctctggatggcgtcgtggcccggcttccgcggcatcgtgcggctcctggactggttcgagctgcccgacggcttcgcgctggtcatggagcgtccggagcgctgtcaggacctctggcacctgctgcacgcgggggggttcctgccagagcccgtggcgcgggcgctgttccggcaggtgctgggggccgtgcggcactgcaccagccgcggcgtcctgcaccgcgacatcaaggccgagaacgtgctcgttgacctggccaccggcgaggcgaagctcatcgacttcggctgCGGCACCATCCTGCAGGACGGCTTCTACACCCAGATGGCCGGTGAGCCCAAAGCCGGGGCCCAGCCGGGCAGTGGAGCTCCTCCCCTTTGCTTCCACGGGTgaaacacacagggagggagggagggggaatgctgcttcagccggctgcagccaagttgcattttggcaggaggtggctgggagggagcaatcaacattggcctgatgagctgtgcccgtgtgccataggaacgcgggagtactacccaccggagtggatcctctttggccgctaccatggccagccagccaccatctggtccctgggcatcctgctctatcagctggtgtgcaggcaccttcctttcaaaagcagagaggacatcgtccggggacagctcttcttcccgccccgggtgtctcaaggtggggatgggccttCAAGGCGCGGGAGCAAGaacggctttgggagagggcaggtggcacataagtgtcctgctgttgcagctggggaggaggttcatctcctgggctgagctggacgAGGTGGCAGGtgtacctctgctgctctcttccagaagagaggatggatgggaagctgtgcgaacagctctgagcactcttagtgtgctgtgggcactgtgaaatctgggagagcatggacaggagctgaccagcagtttctggtttctctctgcagagtgccagcacctgatcaggtggtgcttatccatggaccctgcagacaggccatccttggatgaccttttagaacattcttgggtgcagaagccccacctggcccaggagacagcagagatccatccctctgcacagtagaatccaggatgcccgcaagcagcagctgctcgtgtctcgtggctctcaaagaattccccagagcatttcccagtggccctggcatggagcagagagcacagccaaggaggtgcttcctcaggtccccggcgatttgtggagggagcggctcagggctccccatcctattggagaaattgtggcacagtgcagtgaagttgccacagagtggaaaaggggaaacatccccctgcagctcaatggcctcgtgatgtccccgcgagccaaggcacatctggcgtgttcttctggagatcagcgcagagctggagaacgccgttctcgagctggccactggcagggcaaagctgatgggctttggttgcagccccttcctagaggacacgctctgcaccccaacgaaatcaagatgagtccccaggcagcgcaggggtggggggatgctcgtgcctccaggcatggcagggctcagcctggccacgtGCCGGTGGTTCCCcgtggggtggcagtggacaatattaatctttctgccaactgctcagctgctttttggtggggcaggggatggatgttgtggaaggggagccggctcctggcctcgctgacagcttcttcctgccagcatggcacaggctggggtgggggcatccgGCCTGACATAAGCGTCCATCCATGTGGATGGGGAACAGCAGAGGGGGACGGGTTctttagccatggcccagctgctctgctttgcaggcccttgaggaaggggtgggcatacaggtgggaaaggtagggtttttccccaccactggagagattttagtatCATAAAGAGCGGTCAGACCTTCCCCAGTCCTGTGAAACGGTGAcaacctttggtgctttttcttgtttccaggtcttgttttgaaatgactttcatgcaattgttctttgctttttccagaaagattgcagcttgtgtccagaccagatggagaagcaccAGTACCGTCCCTGGAGTGCATCCCGTGCCGGTGCTACCCGGGGAGGGTCCAcggtgtggatgtcccctgcaaaaggatgaggaccttgtgtgggatcggctc
Coding sequences within it:
- the LOC134042031 gene encoding serine/threonine-protein kinase pim-1-like, producing MMSRGERDNGKNGTGYKDDNIRNNRDQDSEGKAHKRSETINCGVSLRKKVSKPPLEQLYREGPLLGSGGFGSVYAGTRLADGVPVAIKRVSRDRVLEWARLHDGALVPLELVLLWMASWPGFRGIVRLLDWFELPDGFALVMERPERCQDLWHLLHAGGFLPEPVARALFRQVLGAVRHCTSRGVLHRDIKAENVLVDLATGEAKLIDFGCGTILQDGFYTQMAGTREYYPPEWILFGRYHGQPATIWSLGILLYQLVCRHLPFKSREDIVRGQLFFPPRVSQECQHLIRWCLSMDPADRPSLDDLLEHSWVQKPHLAQETAE